A stretch of the Bacteroidota bacterium genome encodes the following:
- a CDS encoding rhodanese-like domain-containing protein — translation MFGKLSLNKKLAAIAIVLGLIGILAGSPQESSAGRVDTNQLAIDFAKQSNIVKPTDIAKNIIEGSNTFRMIDLRNESEFTSGNIEGSDNIPVAQINKSDLKRNEKILLYSNSELETAQAWMLLKSKNYKSVYMLKGGWSGWQKEVLGITEGQTEASGSMFGNKTTDETAIATTPSASIKPPPAMPAKSGKKKKEGC, via the coding sequence ATGTTTGGAAAATTATCGTTAAATAAAAAACTTGCCGCAATAGCTATTGTCTTGGGATTAATTGGGATACTTGCTGGTTCACCTCAAGAAAGCTCAGCAGGCAGAGTAGATACTAATCAGTTGGCTATAGATTTTGCAAAACAATCTAACATTGTCAAACCGACTGACATTGCAAAAAATATAATCGAAGGGAGTAATACTTTCCGGATGATTGACTTACGGAATGAAAGCGAGTTTACTTCGGGCAATATAGAAGGTTCTGATAATATTCCTGTTGCTCAAATTAATAAAAGCGACTTGAAGAGAAACGAAAAAATACTTCTTTACTCGAACTCAGAATTAGAAACTGCCCAAGCCTGGATGCTTCTGAAATCTAAAAACTACAAGAGTGTTTATATGCTAAAAGGTGGTTGGAGCGGTTGGCAGAAAGAAGTTTTAGGAATTACCGAAGGGCAAACTGAAGCATCGGGGTCAATGTTTGGCAACAAGACTACGGATGAAACTGCTATTGCTACAACTCCATCGGCTAGTATAAAACCTCCGCCTGCAATGCCTGCAAAAAGCGGTAAGAAGAAAAAAGAAGGTTGTTAA
- a CDS encoding YeeE/YedE thiosulfate transporter family protein: MITPLFKFGYFGDEFSLIVAVLIGIGFGFFLERAGFGSSTKLAAQFYFYDMTVLKVMFTAIVTAMVGLLYFGWLGILDLTLVTVNQTYLVSQIVGGLILGVGFVIGGYCPGTSVVACATGKKDAMVFLLGVVFGIFVFGELNLLFEPLMELSAMGRVLLPDVLHLSYGLVVLLVVLMAVGAFTLAEYVEKKLALKKEK, encoded by the coding sequence ATGATAACACCATTATTTAAATTCGGATACTTCGGCGACGAATTCAGTTTGATAGTCGCTGTATTGATTGGAATCGGTTTCGGGTTTTTCTTGGAACGAGCCGGTTTCGGTAGCTCAACAAAACTTGCAGCTCAATTTTATTTTTATGATATGACTGTTCTAAAAGTAATGTTCACTGCAATCGTTACCGCTATGGTTGGCTTACTTTATTTCGGTTGGCTCGGAATTCTCGACCTAACTTTAGTAACAGTCAATCAAACATACCTCGTTTCTCAGATAGTTGGTGGATTGATTTTAGGTGTCGGTTTTGTAATCGGTGGTTATTGCCCCGGTACTTCCGTCGTAGCTTGTGCTACAGGTAAAAAAGATGCGATGGTGTTTTTATTAGGTGTTGTTTTTGGAATATTCGTTTTTGGTGAACTCAATTTATTATTCGAGCCGTTAATGGAGTTATCTGCTATGGGTCGAGTTTTACTCCCAGATGTTCTGCACCTGAGTTATGGTTTGGTTGTATTATTAGTTGTGTTGATGGCAGTCGGTGCATTTACATTAGCTGAATATGTCGAAAAGAAATTAGCATTAAAGAAGGAAAAGTAA
- a CDS encoding YeeE/YedE thiosulfate transporter family protein gives MDQNFINDKPTKYMNPYLAGIGLGLVLLASFVVMGRGLGASGAFSTLIAAGTNIIAPEHAKSNAYFSEYLGSTLGETLKDWLLFEIIGVVIGGFISGLLAGRIKLKTDKGPNISNGKRYLFAFIGGGLMGIGAKIARGCTSGQALTGGASLAFGSWVFMMMVFAGGYMFAYFMRRQWR, from the coding sequence ATGGATCAAAATTTTATTAACGATAAACCAACCAAGTATATGAATCCCTATTTAGCGGGAATCGGACTCGGTTTGGTTTTACTGGCATCATTCGTAGTAATGGGGCGCGGACTCGGTGCGTCGGGTGCATTCTCGACATTAATTGCTGCCGGGACAAATATAATAGCGCCAGAGCATGCAAAATCGAATGCATATTTTTCAGAATATTTAGGTTCTACACTTGGCGAAACGCTTAAAGATTGGCTGTTGTTTGAAATCATCGGTGTGGTTATTGGTGGATTTATTTCGGGATTATTAGCGGGCAGAATAAAATTGAAAACTGATAAAGGACCAAATATAAGCAACGGTAAACGATATCTGTTCGCCTTTATCGGAGGTGGATTAATGGGCATCGGTGCAAAGATTGCACGCGGATGCACAAGCGGTCAGGCATTAACCGGCGGCGCATCGCTTGCGTTCGGTAGTTGGGTTTTTATGATGATGGTTTTTGCCGGCGGATATATGTTTGCATATTTTATGAGGAGACAATGGAGATGA
- the nrfD gene encoding polysulfide reductase NrfD, giving the protein MIEITNTRMNHLIDPSLHIWGWEISVYLFAGGMVAGMMIILGFFFFKGREKEVDCVCSILPFLSIIVLSLGMFALFLDLEYKLHVFRFYTTFIITSPMSWGSWILILVYPVLALSVLLKLPKIISKLFPKIEKISAQLKSNRKLVKSVGVFNMILGASLGIYTGVLLSTFQARPLWNSPILALLFLVSGLSVAAALVHMISKSVYERELLAKADNAFLITELFIIILFVIGMVTSVKIHQDAITLFLGGPYTAVFWIFVVLMGIVIPLIIQSLAVSHKVKHTPLAPIFVMIGGLILRFVIVNAGQYSSWY; this is encoded by the coding sequence ACACGTATGAATCATCTTATTGACCCTTCACTGCATATTTGGGGATGGGAAATTTCAGTCTATCTTTTTGCAGGCGGTATGGTTGCCGGTATGATGATTATTTTAGGTTTCTTCTTCTTTAAAGGGAGAGAAAAAGAGGTGGATTGCGTTTGTTCGATACTTCCATTTTTAAGTATAATCGTTCTCTCGCTTGGAATGTTCGCTTTATTTTTAGACCTCGAATACAAACTCCACGTCTTCAGATTCTACACAACTTTTATCATCACCTCGCCGATGTCTTGGGGTTCGTGGATTTTGATTTTAGTTTATCCCGTGCTTGCATTAAGTGTTTTGTTAAAACTTCCTAAGATTATTTCTAAACTATTCCCCAAAATCGAAAAAATATCGGCTCAACTAAAATCGAATCGGAAATTAGTAAAAAGCGTAGGCGTATTCAATATGATTCTTGGTGCAAGTTTAGGAATTTATACAGGTGTTTTATTGAGCACATTCCAAGCCCGTCCTCTTTGGAATTCACCAATTTTAGCTTTGCTGTTTTTAGTTTCCGGATTGTCGGTTGCTGCGGCACTCGTTCATATGATTTCAAAATCTGTGTACGAGAGAGAACTACTCGCCAAAGCCGACAATGCTTTTCTAATCACTGAGCTTTTTATAATCATACTTTTTGTAATCGGAATGGTAACCTCTGTAAAAATTCATCAAGATGCAATAACATTATTTTTAGGAGGTCCGTACACCGCCGTATTTTGGATATTTGTTGTGTTGATGGGAATTGTTATTCCTCTTATTATTCAATCGTTAGCAGTTAGCCACAAAGTGAAACACACACCCCTTGCTCCAATATTTGTAATGATTGGCGGTTTGATTTTAAGATTTGTTATTGTGAATGCAGGTCAATATAGTTCATGGTATTGA